caagtgttttttttttctttgagaaCTCTTCTGACGCTAGCTAGTAGTTTGAGATTTAAATTTATGTCTTACATAGCTTTTAAGTGAAGTTATTAGAAGTGGGATCAACTATAATGAGTGTGTAATACATTTTCCGATGGAGATATGATCTGTGTGTTTCTGTTATTTTGTAAAATGTCTACATTAGCGTGATTCTATTTGAGCAGGgcaaaagcaaaaaaataacCCTGTGGCTTGTTTAGGAATAGGTCAACCATCTTATTCAAAATGAACAAGCAATATAATTTCGTTTGGGCATGTTCAATTTTATGACTCGTAtgtcttttaaattaaattaattcttttaTCTCTGTTATCTGAATGATAGCACAATGTTGATTTTCGAGCTATTTTCTCCGGAATGAGTCACCTTAACAAATTTTCTATTGAAATTGACTGTTCTTTAAATATGATCCCGAACTTGACATAGTGACTAGCAATGGTTCTGAACTAGTGGAGATACTTCTGTTTTTACAGGAGTGCCACAATCGATTTGCAGGATGAACTTTTGAAGGTAGAATCCCGGATTGCTGCTCCCCTTAAGAGGTAATGTTTCATCTTCTTGGAATTTTATTTTGTCAGTTGTTTACAAACTAGATTAAAGTCAAGGATAAAACTTTATAAATTACAATAATTAACGTTAATGATCTTCTCCGGTTTCGTGCTCTGTCGGAACTGGTGAAATTTGATACCAAagattgataattgatactAGGGTTATAAAAGTTGCATACCGTCTTGCTTAGGTTGACTCTTACAATTCTTCTAAAGTAGTAAATGTAACCTACCTTGATTAGGACAATTCCCTTATTCAAGCCTTACTAATAGTAAAAGCCTTTATAAACACTGAAAGTAATGAGTAACAAACATAGTACACTTACGACccgtttggtaatcggtacAAAGAGTAGGAATGGTGAtggaaaattagtgtaattatggtaggaatatctcttgacaagtttaatggtcatgATTATTAtccttcaacaatctcattttcttcacaaaattcattccaatgcattaccatttaaaaatgtggtattaggtggtattAGAAAATTGTGAACACAAAAACTTATTTATGACCAATCTTTGATTACCATGAGAATAACATAATagatatcatgaaaatttacactaccaATCATTCTCATTCCCAGCATTTAGTACCAATTAACAAACGGGCTGTTAGAAGAGTACAAGCCTTTTGctaagaaaagaagaaaactaACTTTTATATGGAACCAACCAACCAACTAACAGTGAGGAAACTCTAACTGAATCATGATAGATAAGTCACCATTGACTTCGGTTGCAAGACTCAACAGTGTGTTGCCCTTGCTGCTGCAATTTACAACTGCTCACTGTAAGTCTGACCTGGACTGTTCTCTCTCACTCGACTAAGTACATGCATGCACGTATGGAACAAGTCTAGTGCAAGCTGGCACCTTTGCTTATGTTGCCTTCTTCCCCCAACCACCCCCAAGGGATACTAAATTTTTTCAGTAACATGTAGAATTAACTATAATACTTGTCCATCTAGTAGGTTTCTAACTAAAACCAAAGCAAGATTCCATAATTTCTACTAGTCAACACAACATacaattatgtataaataaaagaTATCATAACTAACTAACTGATATGGTACAAAATGTAGGAACTAACCAAATCTCTTATAATTctatttctgattttttttccgACATTACATTAATGTCATGAACATAGTTCTTATTGGTAAATTTATGTTGATGCATTTGCTTGCTTTTATTACAGTCCAGAGAAAGTAAAACGAAAGCAATCTTCAAGAAGAAAGAACAAGCGAGGAGCTGGGGATAGGGATCCTTATAAGACAAACTCTTTTCAGGCTTGTGAGTTGCTTCTATCTCTAATGATGGACAAGAGCCGGAATCAGAAGTCATTGACGAATTCAATAAAGAAAGCGGGTCCTGCACTACCTTTACTATTGACGCAGTTCTCTGCTAGCATTACAGGAACTGGACTTGCTGTTATCTTCACTATCCTTTATAAAATGGCTTGTGGAAGCATAACTCTATGCACATCCAATCTCCTTACTTCTGGTCTTGGTGTTGGACTCTTTTGGCTTTCATGCTCAGTGAATAAGTTGAGGGACACTGTCGTATATATCGGTAAGAACTCTGCGAAGGCGGAACTTGGAAACGAAGTCATGATGAAAGTCGATAAAAGTGTGAACGACATTTTCATCCGTACTGCTACTTTGATGGTGGTGTTTATGTTAAGGTTAGCATGAATGTGATGAATGATATTGTATGGTCTAAACCTTGTGCTTCAATGTTTATAATTCAACTTGAcctttttttgtgattttttgtttcaatttcttttcaatTGTAGTTGATATTTCAAAAGATaaagggtgtttggcaattagTTTGTTGGTTCAGTTGACTTGTTTGACTAGTTGGTAGCATtgacttttttattaattgttaagCTAGTGTTAAATGTTtggttaaaaatatttattagacAAAAATTGACCAgcaagaaaaaagaaatatgaaaaagtgaaaCAAagcattattttcattttggtttaaaaataaattttccatctaaGAATTCATTAGGATTAAAAGTTATTTACAAAACATATTTTTTGACAATTTGattaacaaacaaacaaaaagtcAAAAGTTAATTGGAGTTGTATGGTGAATTGGAATATTACTTTGGCCTTTTGACTTATTAATTGgtgaaaaaatcaaaataataatattggaTAAATAACTATTTAGCctcataaattaacaaaaataaacatattgttaaattaattattattacatcCATAGCTAGATATATGCATCATGTATAAGGACTATAGTTTTGAAATATATTTGATGATGCATAATATAATATGCACTAAAGCATGTATTGCAAACTCAACTTTGGCGATGGACTATTTTCGCATTGCGCAATCTATTAATTTAGTGAGTTTAATATCTTAGGATAAAAAtttggtattttaattataaagttgacgttttaattaatttaaatggactctttaataaaatttgagaatatttcaaataaaatcgtTTAATGAAGATCTctgtttaaatattattaaaccttaaaaaattaaaataaacgttCAATCGATAttctaataatttgtattaattaaactatttaacttatatataaattatatatcatgGTAAGAGTCAGATCGTCTCATTTAatcctatttatttttcttaaaaccaAATCCATACTCATAGACTCATAGTGATACTACTActaagaaaatttgaataaaataagattatttaacaacttaatttcaaaaataagctttgtgaaaacttaattcctaaaataagcATCCGTACATTCAAATCTAGCTTTggagtaacagcgacttaaaaagtcataagtcgctgttactaacagctaattagggagttgaccagtcgctgttactaacagctacttagggagttgaccagtcgctattagtaacaacgactttaagAATAACTGATCAACTcattaatctcgtaggttggaacgaggaagtaactgagaactgaaaaattaaaattcattaaGTCGCTGTACTTACTCCAAGGTTAAGTTTGAATATACGGAcatttattttgagaattaaattttcacaaatcttatttttgaaattaaattgttaaaacatCAAATTTTATTCGAATTTTTGTACTACTAACTACTAAGTCTCAACAAATTAAACCGAGACCCTAAAATTATGGTGGAAAACTGGAAACTAGGATATTAGAAAAAACCTATATAAATCCAATCCAATTTACAACCCAACTAAATCTCTAAATCTCTAAACCTAACAAAAAAGCAAAATCGGCAGGTATAAATAAGGAGTACTTCTACAAGTAGTTAATCAAGGAAACTTCCTCAATCTTTACCTTTCTGGAATTATGGCGGacaaattttattgattgatgaaaTCATCCATCTTGTTCTTGTGTGAAACTTTCTATTCATCTTACCCTTTTGATTCCTTTGCCTTTTTGCATATTCTCTTCGTATGATCAATTATTTCTTTTGGGTGCAGAATTTTAATCGTTTTTCCTTCTGGGTGGAATTCTTCTCAGTTTTTTTAATCTGGGTTTATCTTGATTTCGTTGTTTACCATAATTTTGTACTTGATTCAAcgttaatattataatatagcaGTTCATCTATCAAGTCTCTTGATTTTTAAGGCTTTTCGATCACAACaatcttaattttttgtttgtgaattatacaattatattgttttattttgattctGCAGCTAATAATACTATTATGATGCACAATTATGCAGGTCAAGTAATTTGGATAATGGGTTTCAATTCAGTATACCAGACTTTGAAGGAGCTTTTTCCCcaggtttttattttatattttattcaacTTAATATCCTTTTACATTTTAATCTATTGTTTAGAATTTTTCTTAGACCATCCCCAGTGATGATGTAAAAACCACAAAAATTATTATCTTATGCTTTATACACTCatgatcaataaaaatatttttaaaagagaGATAAAGTGATTTTTTTGGTTATGATAATATGCAAAATGGGTGTCTATTTATaggaggagaaaaaaaaatcatgaattttggttattttgtttcatattattttttaatttaaataaattggaATGGAGCTTGTAATTTTGAGGCACTTTTCTTTATGGGTTTTGATTATCAGATGGGCAATTTACCCATGAGGGGTTTGGTCTTTATTGCTTTAAGAGCCTATGAATTCATAGAAGGATAGAAATTATTGTGAAAATGTTGTTTGGATTTTGTTCGATGCTTCTTTTTGAGTTATATGTAGTGTTCATGGAACTTTTTCTATGTATTTGAAGGTGGATGCTCGTTTGTTGAAAGCTGTAGCTATAGAACATGCAAAGGATCCTAATGCGGCTGTGGAAACAATTCTTACTGAGATTTTCCCTTTTATGTGTGAGAAGTCTTCTGTGGCTACACCCATTGGTAAGAGTCTGAATTACATACATGAAAGGAATTGAAAGCTTGAAATGTGTTGTTGTATTTCCTTGATAAGTGACGTTCGTTTTCAAGAACATATCCCTTTTATGTGTGAGAAGCCTTATGTGGCTCCGCAACTGGTAAAAGTCTGAATTACAAACATGAAAGGAACCAAAAGCTTGAAATGCGTTGTTGTATTTATTTGACTAGTGACATTTGTTTTCAAGGACATATGTTGTAGATATTGGATTTCTTTTCATTGTGGGTGCTAATATCAATATTTGTTCAGTATaacattgtgatttgtgagttGTAATCTTCTCCTTGGCTTGGTATGAGTAATATGTTTGTGGTACTGAAATTTGTCTAAAATCTTTTCTTTTTGGGGACTTAGCTCTTGGTTGTGTAGCTATCTGGTATTATAGCACAGTGGTTTGATTTTAACATAGTGCTTCATGCAGTTTGCAATGTTGGGAATGTGGCGGAAACACATTCGAAAAGCTCTTCAATCGTCGAATTACTTTCAGGGAACAATGCTGATGATTCTCATTTGTTGAGTGATGCCCATAATATGGATGATGATTCTTTAGCTACATCCTTTTATGATGCAAATGACACAGATGATCTGCAGAATGGAAACAGCAAAAATGAAGACTTAACATATAAAGAAGTGATTCTAGGCGCTACTAAGGCCAAAGAGTTGAACATGTCTGGAAGCTCTACTAGTGTAGATAATAAGGATGATTTTGTTCAGGACTGTGTTACTCATGTTCATGTAGTTTCCAATGGGACGGCTGATGTCTCATCAACGATAAACACTGAATATCGTGAAGTTGAAGCTAAATTTGACGGTGTCAGCAATTTGATTGATGTCATAAATGAACTTTTAAGTGATGATCATCAGAGGCAACATCATTTGGACTGCAATACGTTAGATTTTATGGCTTCCACAAACCAAACTCCTATATCTGTCACACAACCAGAAGTTGAGAATAGAATGCCTTCTGAattcaataatgaacaaatgaGTTGCCATGATGCATACTCCTTACAGGACTTCCCTGTCACTGATCTTGGTGTTGTTGAGGTTGAGCCTGAGACTCAGACTGAGACTGCGTTGAGCACTATTGTGACCCAATCTGGCCTAATATGCAGAATAAGCCTTGTTGAGGAAATTATTGAAGATGCAAAAACGTACAAGGTACTTGCATCCTTTTGTTTATCCTTTCTAATGTTTGGAATTTATTTACAATTAAACAACATTGGCCCTAGAGTTTACAAAAGTACGGCTGacaatttttagaattttttttaaaaaatataaatgatcatCTAAAACAAGAAAAAGGTTTTGCTTATAATTACACACAATTGTTGCTTGAAGATGTTATGAAATTAATTATATCGCAAGTAGTCTTACATATTGATACTACATAAATTACAAAGAAATCTCTTACATGTATTTCACCTTCAATTTCTTCACATTGATGTAGtttcttaaaaagaaaaagggtcaTTTGCTATTTGAAATGCCAAGTGTGGATTCCTTGCTGAATCAATTGTTTTGTATTTCTAATACATATTTTGAAAGATCAAGACATGTTTGATAATCTGCATACTTACCATgatatatttgattaaaatatcgACCAATTTTTAGTCTACATTGAACTTGTTTAAGTCATGCAACTATGTCTTGCCGTTGATGATTGAATGGAGCTTTATTAATTTTCAGAATATTATTTCTTGATGAGtcactttatttttgtttttagataAGGAAATTGAATCACTTTATTGTTAGCTTTTGAGAAATTCTGCCTGTTTCGAATGTATGAAAATTTTGAGTAATTAAGAGGAAGGAAAAATAGGTATTGAAGTGCCATAATATTGCCACTTTTAGTAATTATGTCTCACTAAAAATTGCTTTGCTTTAGTTTCAAGTTTAATATACTGGAATAGTTGTTTGAATTCTAGCATTCTTGGTAATTTACTGGGTTAGAGTCACTCTTTAAATTATTGTAAAGGTTACTAGAGTGTAATTTACTGCTGTATGAACAGACATGTGCTAAAAAGATTAATGAGAAAGTAACACCATTTTATCTAACAATTACTGTACTCTTTTCAAATCTTTGTTATAGTTTTTTAACTGTTAAGCTGGTATACTCCATGAAACTACTGCTGTAACGCAGTTATGCTTGAAACTTTTTCACAGGGGTATCGTCCTGAATTAGACATGGACATGGACATGGCagtaaataaatatacaaatattttatatttattttactatatagtttatcaaaataattatctaaatgtaaattttataataaatagataaaCAATGAATTACTCTCAATCTAGCATCAAGAGAGGATTCTAAGCTCTTCAATGCCTTATGTGTGGTTCATCAATTGTCACCTTTAAATATAATTGGGGACACATATGATCAAGTGAGGGTCAATATATAGACCTATGGAAGAGCAAGAATAGATTTTCTTTTACAATTGCAATGCAGCTTCAAGAGATGATTCTAAGCCCTCTTCTTATTTGCAACATTATCGGAAGAATTTACAAAATCAGTTCAAGATGAAGTACCATGGTTTATGCTATTTGCAGATGTTGTTTTATTTGATGAAACGTGCCAAAGGCAATGCCAATGCTGGTGTTTTAAGTGCTTTGGTTCAATTTTCCAGAGAAGTGGAGAGATTGACCAAGTTGTGAATTACAGGATAGATACAGCTCTATTATTATGAATCTACTGTACTGGGAAAATTCAAGTGAAATTTTATGGGACGATTATCACTTTCACGTCTTTATTATATTAATGGGAGTAGTTGAGATACATAAGTTGACATAGATATGGGGGTATACACTAAGAGATGTGATTGAAATGAAGATATTCAACTAAAGTTGGGTGTGGTAATATTGCAAATAAAATACATGAGGATCGACTTTGTTGGCTCAGCCTTCAGACATGTATGACAACTGAGAGTTGGACAATCAATGACTACATGGCTTTGATGGAAGGGGTAAAAAGGATATTTGAAGTAGTTTTTTGTAAGGCCACATAGCACCAGATAGAAATAGAACAAAAAAGTTGAATTGTTACAATCTCTCACGCTGATTTGCTTGGTTCATGTATCCGATCTCATATCTTGTGTTCAAGACTTTAGTCTTTAGCATAGTTAAATAAAGATTCATTTTCGATTGACAAGGAAGAACTGCTTTTTGAGTTAATAACATACTGCCTAATTAAAATCTTATGTCCCCACCCTAAACATGGAACGTAAAAGTTTCTAAAATTCACCATTGATAGAGCCCTTTGCTCACATTTCTATTATAATGTGCCTTCAACTGTTCTTGTGTTGTTTTGACATGTACTATTCATCAGTATCCGTCATCCTTTCTTCAGATGGATATGTTCGATTACTGTAGTCCCTCAATAAGGTATTTGATTTGAATTGGTTTCTATATTTTGCAGGACACGCTGTTAACAGAAACAGAATCAGTGCTCAGGTTGATTGAGGATGTAGAAGACCGTGAAAAAGAGGCAGAA
The sequence above is drawn from the Amaranthus tricolor cultivar Red isolate AtriRed21 chromosome 5, ASM2621246v1, whole genome shotgun sequence genome and encodes:
- the LOC130814026 gene encoding uncharacterized protein LOC130814026 isoform X2 gives rise to the protein MGFNSVYQTLKELFPQVDARLLKAVAIEHAKDPNAAVETILTEIFPFMCEKSSVATPIVCNVGNVAETHSKSSSIVELLSGNNADDSHLLSDAHNMDDDSLATSFYDANDTDDLQNGNSKNEDLTYKEVILGATKAKELNMSGSSTSVDNKDDFVQDCVTHVHVVSNGTADVSSTINTEYREVEAKFDGVSNLIDVINELLSDDHQRQHHLDCNTLDFMASTNQTPISVTQPEVENRMPSEFNNEQMSCHDAYSLQDFPVTDLGVVEVEPETQTETALSTIVTQSGLICRISLVEEIIEDAKTYKDTLLTETESVLRLIEDVEDREKEAEQARAAAARGGFDILEKVEEMKKMLEHAKEANEMHAGEVYGEKSILATEVRELQTRLLGLADEKDKSLSTLEEMRKTLEERLAASEEEKKAAEKELLMKEEIARGALVEQELIMEKVVHQSKMLQQEAEENAKLRDFLVEKGRLVDELQGEIGVICQDVKSLKEKFDNRVSFSKSRSIEQTSFRMASSISSGKSITSDSTSGALTSSTSSVNIVSETATGYIMALSETPGRMSPALSVECQTPKSNVEDVVIQPGTTHGKVLSDEDWVLFDA
- the LOC130814026 gene encoding uncharacterized protein LOC130814026 isoform X1, producing MMHNYAGQVIWIMGFNSVYQTLKELFPQVDARLLKAVAIEHAKDPNAAVETILTEIFPFMCEKSSVATPIVCNVGNVAETHSKSSSIVELLSGNNADDSHLLSDAHNMDDDSLATSFYDANDTDDLQNGNSKNEDLTYKEVILGATKAKELNMSGSSTSVDNKDDFVQDCVTHVHVVSNGTADVSSTINTEYREVEAKFDGVSNLIDVINELLSDDHQRQHHLDCNTLDFMASTNQTPISVTQPEVENRMPSEFNNEQMSCHDAYSLQDFPVTDLGVVEVEPETQTETALSTIVTQSGLICRISLVEEIIEDAKTYKDTLLTETESVLRLIEDVEDREKEAEQARAAAARGGFDILEKVEEMKKMLEHAKEANEMHAGEVYGEKSILATEVRELQTRLLGLADEKDKSLSTLEEMRKTLEERLAASEEEKKAAEKELLMKEEIARGALVEQELIMEKVVHQSKMLQQEAEENAKLRDFLVEKGRLVDELQGEIGVICQDVKSLKEKFDNRVSFSKSRSIEQTSFRMASSISSGKSITSDSTSGALTSSTSSVNIVSETATGYIMALSETPGRMSPALSVECQTPKSNVEDVVIQPGTTHGKVLSDEDWVLFDA